The genomic DNA CTTCCTGGATACTGGCTGCAGCCACTACATCGCCGAATGCGGCGACGTGAACGGCGTTGATGCCGACGCGGCGCTGTTGTTCGTGATCGGCTATTTCTATCAACTCATGCAGGACGAGCGGGACCGGCAGGTCGCGTGTTCCGTGCCGGAGGCTGTGCGGCGCGCGGCCGCGATGGACCCGCTTGCCAAGCAAGGCACCCACCTGTATCGCTGCTACACCAGATCGTGACCGGAGACAGACCTGATGAGACTCTGTGATGACCTGCACGACCTCTCCGATGACTTCATGCAGTTCCTGCAGCAGCTTGGCGTCGAGTGCGTCAAGATCACCGGCGCCAAGCTCATGCCGCCCAAAGGCTGCGGGGTGGTGCCGGAAGACGAGTTGCAGAGGCTGCAGGACCGGCTCGCGAAGTTCGACCTGACGCTCGATGTCTTCCTGCTCCCCCAGGGCAAGGAGACGCAGTACTGGCACGCGCGCTTCGGCCGGCCCGAACGCGACCGGGAGATCGAGGACGTGTGCCGCACCCTTGAGATCTGCGGGCGCAACGGCATCCCCGTGGTCGAGTGGACCTGGAGTATCATTGACGTGTGGGGCAGCGACTTCGGGCCGTGGGGACGCGGCGGCGCGGGCATTCGCCGGTATGACTACGAGAAGATCAAGGATGTCCCGCCCGAGCCGGGCTATGGTGTGGATGCGGACACGATGTGGGAGCGACTGGAGTACTTCCTCATGCGCATCGTACCGGCCGCCGAGGCCGCCCGGGTGAAGCTCGCGATGCACATCCAGGACCCGCCGCAGACGCCCTCACTCAAGGGTGAGGACCGCATCATCAGCGACTTCGCAGGGATGAAGCGGCTCATCGAGCTGGTGGACAGCCCGGCCAACGGGCTGAACCTGTGCCAGGGCTCTCTCGCCGAACAGAACGGGGCCGACGTGCTGGGGATCGTGCGGTACTTCCTGGAGCGCGACCGCATCTTCCATGTCCACTTCCGCAACGTCCGCGGCGCGTGCCCGCGCTTCGATGAAGTCTTCATTGACGAGGGCGACGTGGACATGGTCGCGGCCATGCAGCTCTACCACGAGTTCGGCTACCAGTACGCGATGATGCCGGACCACTGGCCGAAGCTAACCGGCGACACGCCGCTGGGGTATGCCTCGCGGGCGTACGCGCACGGCTATATCAAGGCCCTCATGCAGGCCGTGGGGGCCAAGCCACGCGGGCCGCAACTGAAAGTCGCGGCCCGCGAGTAGAGCAGTGTCAGGGCCTGCGCACGGCAGGCCGGGGCCTAGCCCCCTCACCCACCGGCGCTGCCGAGGTTGATGTTGACCGAGGCGGTCCGGGGGTTCCAGGTGATGGGGATGGCCAGGGCGTCGGCAACCGTGCGCAGCGGCACATAGAAGCTGCCGTTGACCGTGATGCCCTGCGACTTCTTCAGCTTCGCCGTCTTGCTGCAATAGCTGATGCGAACGGTGCCCGTGCCCGCATCATAGGCGAGCCCGCCCATGATGGCGCTGGCGAAGGGGCGCATCGGCAGGTAGGCCTTGCCGTTGCGGG from bacterium includes the following:
- a CDS encoding mannonate dehydratase; this translates as MRLCDDLHDLSDDFMQFLQQLGVECVKITGAKLMPPKGCGVVPEDELQRLQDRLAKFDLTLDVFLLPQGKETQYWHARFGRPERDREIEDVCRTLEICGRNGIPVVEWTWSIIDVWGSDFGPWGRGGAGIRRYDYEKIKDVPPEPGYGVDADTMWERLEYFLMRIVPAAEAARVKLAMHIQDPPQTPSLKGEDRIISDFAGMKRLIELVDSPANGLNLCQGSLAEQNGADVLGIVRYFLERDRIFHVHFRNVRGACPRFDEVFIDEGDVDMVAAMQLYHEFGYQYAMMPDHWPKLTGDTPLGYASRAYAHGYIKALMQAVGAKPRGPQLKVAARE
- a CDS encoding copper amine oxidase N-terminal domain-containing protein — protein: MSRHWRQCGSVLLVILACGAAQAADKPIQVFVNSQRQTFHPPALARNGKAYLPMRPFASAIMGGLAYDAGTGTVRISYCSKTAKLKKSQGITVNGSFYVPLRTVADALAIPITWNPRTASVNINLGSAGG